In Polycladomyces subterraneus, a single window of DNA contains:
- a CDS encoding tetratricopeptide repeat protein, with the protein MSEFDILQIGSLIRKVRKESGLRLEDIADENISPATVSNIERGVPHVSMDKVMYLLEKLGLTMDDIPQILESEENELDRLKLRLLSIESMLDYADPNELLSLLNDLQLSDDHKYAAHVHYLRGKCYTKKPDWKKAEKCFLNAIRLSATNSYGRKDNIEARSFNDLGICYYFQNDLIQALQYTENAADAFNEDGEFKQLKHVINCNRARYLEKLGRFGEAMKVVNESWRYLHEMDNHTALHFYDIRVILLKRSKMYDEAIQYAKEGIELARLNSDNISLFYLWKSLGSTYLSMNELYNAEICFKSALTIGCPQSKNSLVEAYTKLSIVYIKQKNWIKAKELLDKAELLAKAANVVPAFFVYLVSGDFYKEQSNSVKAIELYEKALDLARKYNQKRLEHKVLFRLAQLKKNENKEEFAAYLENMYEVAVTLEKEMSDGGDYGDIL; encoded by the coding sequence GTGAGCGAATTTGATATCCTTCAAATTGGTTCCTTGATTCGGAAAGTTCGGAAAGAAAGCGGTCTCCGTTTGGAAGATATAGCAGACGAAAACATCTCCCCCGCCACAGTCAGCAATATCGAACGCGGTGTTCCCCACGTCAGCATGGATAAGGTGATGTACCTTCTTGAGAAATTGGGCCTCACTATGGATGATATTCCTCAAATCCTGGAAAGCGAAGAGAATGAGTTGGATCGGCTGAAACTACGCTTGTTGTCGATTGAATCAATGTTGGATTACGCCGATCCCAACGAATTGCTCAGCCTTTTGAACGACCTTCAATTGAGCGATGATCACAAATACGCTGCACATGTTCATTACCTAAGAGGAAAATGCTACACAAAAAAGCCTGATTGGAAAAAGGCAGAAAAATGTTTTTTGAATGCGATCCGTCTATCTGCAACGAATTCATATGGAAGAAAAGATAACATTGAAGCTCGTAGTTTCAATGATCTTGGAATCTGTTATTATTTTCAAAACGATTTGATTCAAGCACTACAATACACAGAAAATGCAGCTGATGCTTTCAACGAAGATGGAGAATTTAAACAGTTGAAGCATGTTATCAACTGCAACAGAGCACGCTATCTTGAAAAACTCGGTCGATTTGGCGAAGCCATGAAAGTTGTGAACGAATCATGGAGATATCTCCATGAAATGGATAATCATACCGCTCTTCATTTTTATGATATCCGTGTTATTCTTTTGAAGCGATCCAAAATGTATGATGAAGCTATTCAATATGCTAAAGAAGGGATCGAGCTAGCAAGGCTTAACAGCGATAACATTTCTTTATTTTATCTCTGGAAATCATTGGGTAGCACTTACCTATCAATGAATGAATTGTATAATGCAGAAATTTGCTTTAAATCGGCATTAACAATTGGTTGCCCGCAATCAAAGAACAGCTTGGTTGAGGCATATACTAAATTGTCTATTGTTTATATTAAACAAAAAAATTGGATTAAAGCAAAAGAGTTGCTTGACAAAGCTGAATTATTGGCCAAAGCAGCAAACGTAGTACCTGCTTTCTTTGTTTACTTAGTATCTGGTGATTTTTATAAAGAACAGAGTAACTCAGTAAAAGCGATTGAATTATATGAAAAAGCATTGGATCTGGCTAGGAAATACAATCAAAAAAGATTGGAACATAAAGTTCTCTTCCGTCTCGCTCAGCTCAAAAAAAACGAGAACAAAGAGGAATTTGCAGCCTATTTAGAAAATATGTATGAAGTAGCAGTTACTTTGGAGAAGGAAATGAGTGATGGAGGAGATTATGGTGACATTCTATAA
- a CDS encoding gamma-glutamylcyclotransferase family protein yields MHRLPIFVYGSLRPGSIHYDRLLKGKTVKETPARVRGSLYAHVSLPWPCLVPGDGEVKGELIHIAQDVYDRVMVALDDWEDYDPHDESGSLYLRKVVIAMTADGREEQAWCYFWNGSGRELGERVEDGDWSKRYV; encoded by the coding sequence ATGCATAGATTGCCCATCTTTGTTTACGGTTCTCTGCGTCCAGGAAGTATCCATTATGACCGTCTGTTGAAAGGGAAGACAGTAAAAGAAACACCGGCCCGTGTACGTGGGTCCCTCTATGCGCATGTTTCGCTTCCCTGGCCCTGTCTGGTGCCGGGAGACGGCGAGGTGAAGGGAGAGTTGATCCATATCGCACAGGATGTATACGACAGAGTGATGGTTGCGCTGGATGATTGGGAGGATTACGATCCCCATGACGAGTCCGGCAGTCTATATCTGCGCAAAGTTGTTATCGCCATGACGGCTGATGGCAGGGAGGAACAGGCGTGGTGCTATTTTTGGAATGGAAGCGGGAGGGAATTGGGAGAACGAGTGGAAGACGGCGATTGGTCCAAACGATATGTTTGA
- a CDS encoding multidrug effflux MFS transporter, with protein MDAVNTKPQTLTPSHRFGLAAILGMLTALGPLSIDMYLPALPALANDLHTSTSLAQLSLTACLLGLAFGQLLMGPISDINGRRTPLITSLVVYATSSILCVLVPSIWALILLRFAQGMTGSGGIVIARAIVRDLYSGSEIARFFSLLMLVNGLAPILAPVIGGQLLRITSWHGVFLVLGIISIAILLTVAFKLPETLPSQYRSEGSLKQTLSTYRGLIKDRAFMGYAWSQGLVMAAMFAYISGSPFVLQNIFGVSPQGFSLFFAANAFGLILASQITGRLVGRISETKLLTVGIVYAAIGGTALLTAILLGVGLIGIIPSLFVVVSSVGIVVTTCFSLAMQNQARSAGSASALLGVIPFVIGATVAPLVGVGGSDTAVPMGIVIAVCDIGALLSFFLLVRR; from the coding sequence ATGGATGCCGTCAATACAAAACCACAGACGTTGACACCCTCACATCGTTTTGGGTTGGCTGCTATCCTTGGCATGTTGACTGCACTTGGACCTTTGTCTATTGATATGTACTTGCCTGCATTACCCGCTCTCGCCAACGATTTGCACACCAGTACCTCCCTTGCCCAGCTCAGTTTGACTGCTTGCTTGTTGGGATTGGCGTTCGGACAACTGTTGATGGGACCGATCAGTGATATCAACGGGCGCCGCACCCCATTGATCACATCACTGGTTGTCTACGCTACCTCTTCAATCCTGTGCGTGTTGGTCCCCTCGATCTGGGCACTTATTCTCCTTCGTTTCGCCCAAGGGATGACGGGATCCGGTGGTATTGTGATCGCGCGTGCCATCGTGCGTGATCTCTACTCAGGTTCTGAGATTGCCAGATTTTTCTCTCTTTTGATGCTGGTCAACGGGTTGGCACCCATCTTGGCCCCGGTGATCGGTGGGCAGTTGTTGCGCATCACCTCCTGGCACGGGGTGTTTCTGGTACTGGGGATTATAAGTATCGCCATCCTTCTGACTGTTGCCTTCAAATTGCCTGAAACTCTGCCCAGCCAATATCGTTCGGAGGGAAGCTTGAAACAGACGCTTTCCACCTACCGCGGCCTGATCAAAGACCGTGCCTTTATGGGATATGCGTGGTCACAAGGTCTGGTGATGGCCGCTATGTTTGCGTATATATCGGGATCACCGTTTGTTCTGCAAAATATCTTTGGCGTGTCCCCACAAGGATTCAGTCTGTTTTTTGCCGCCAACGCGTTCGGGCTCATCCTCGCCAGTCAAATCACCGGTCGACTGGTAGGTCGTATCAGTGAAACCAAATTACTCACCGTCGGGATTGTATACGCCGCAATTGGGGGAACCGCCCTGCTTACGGCAATTCTGCTAGGAGTGGGACTGATCGGTATAATACCGTCCCTGTTCGTGGTCGTATCGAGCGTCGGGATTGTCGTAACCACCTGCTTTTCACTGGCTATGCAAAATCAGGCGCGATCGGCCGGCAGTGCCTCAGCTCTGCTGGGAGTGATTCCCTTTGTGATTGGGGCGACGGTCGCACCTTTAGTCGGTGTCGGTGGTAGTGACACCGCGGTTCCGATGGGGATCGTCATCGCTGTCTGCGACATCGGGGCTCTACTGAGTTTCTTCTTATTGGTGAGACGGTGA